From Variovorax sp. PMC12, the proteins below share one genomic window:
- a CDS encoding Gp49 family protein, which produces MSDFITPTVGRVVWFHPSRLVGESGFASPPEGQPLAAVIARVWNDRMVNLTVFDAKGAPHPRTSVPLVQEDQLTPRDSYCTWMPFQKGQARAQVAVQAAESVRSEAESSLKALGKQTEKPVVVDLRANDALTAATSVCATTRRIRREQLEAELVCGAARVLAENPHAAKDIGEGITNFLNVVCPVPEPEKPQASLLYGAIRDAMEELGALHPGFNDRVNRAWNHLHRAFWSQVPAPASAPGLRDELPCAEPESKPEAGKKSNFAAVSEKLGERWKESADRADERTAALVDHLSTKTFSDGATATGLGPLPDLSPGQQDASVEQLIQSKGKTAPRVTPDDIEANIASEHYFTAAEGVAGEASLRHHIVVSGDVKPPAALGLLTFCVLVLRNGFTVTGESACASPENFDAEIGRRIARENAVQKVWPLMGYALKQRLHDAAA; this is translated from the coding sequence ATGAGCGATTTCATCACCCCCACCGTCGGCCGCGTCGTCTGGTTTCACCCGTCCCGGCTGGTCGGCGAAAGCGGATTCGCTTCGCCGCCCGAAGGCCAGCCGCTCGCTGCCGTCATCGCTCGCGTCTGGAACGATCGAATGGTGAACCTCACCGTGTTCGATGCCAAAGGCGCGCCGCACCCGCGCACCAGCGTGCCGTTGGTGCAAGAAGACCAACTCACGCCCCGCGACTCCTACTGCACCTGGATGCCCTTCCAGAAGGGGCAGGCCCGCGCGCAAGTTGCGGTGCAGGCAGCCGAATCGGTCCGGTCTGAGGCAGAGAGCAGTCTCAAGGCTTTGGGCAAGCAGACGGAAAAGCCCGTAGTCGTTGATCTGCGCGCCAACGATGCGTTGACCGCCGCCACATCGGTGTGTGCCACTACTCGCCGCATCCGCCGCGAGCAACTTGAGGCCGAATTGGTTTGCGGTGCAGCAAGGGTGCTCGCCGAAAACCCGCATGCAGCAAAAGATATAGGCGAAGGAATTACGAATTTCTTGAACGTCGTGTGCCCGGTCCCGGAGCCCGAGAAGCCGCAGGCCAGTCTGTTGTACGGCGCCATCCGCGACGCGATGGAAGAACTGGGCGCGCTGCACCCGGGCTTCAATGACCGCGTGAACCGCGCATGGAACCACCTGCACCGAGCGTTCTGGAGCCAGGTTCCGGCCCCTGCGTCCGCGCCCGGCCTGCGCGACGAGTTGCCCTGTGCAGAACCCGAGTCAAAGCCGGAAGCGGGAAAGAAGAGCAACTTCGCCGCAGTCTCAGAAAAGCTGGGGGAGCGTTGGAAGGAGAGCGCAGACCGGGCGGATGAGCGCACTGCTGCATTAGTTGACCACCTGTCAACGAAGACCTTCAGCGACGGCGCCACCGCAACTGGCCTGGGCCCGCTGCCCGATCTGTCGCCGGGCCAGCAAGACGCCTCAGTCGAGCAGTTGATCCAGTCCAAGGGGAAGACCGCGCCGCGCGTCACGCCTGACGACATCGAAGCAAACATCGCCAGCGAGCACTACTTCACCGCCGCCGAAGGTGTTGCGGGCGAGGCAAGCCTGCGTCACCACATAGTCGTTTCCGGCGACGTGAAGCCGCCGGCGGCGCTGGGCCTGTTGACCTTCTGCGTCCTGGTGCTGCGCAACGGCTTCACCGTCACGGGCGAGAGCGCGTGTGCCAGCCCCGAGAACTTCGACGCCGAGATTGGTCGGCGTATTGCGCGCGAGAACGCCGTGCAGAAGGTCTGGCCCCTCATGGGCTACGCGCTCAAGCAGCGCCTGCACGACGCTGCCGCGTAA
- a CDS encoding portal protein, whose amino-acid sequence MASAVYPSKNTPEPTGDALARENWYRYLYGRDQGHLHYMEQAQKCEGMYLGGGEQWSEEDKAILTEEGRPFYEFNEIMPSVNSAIGYQIHNRMDIAFKPRGEKGDLATATILSKVTMQIADQAKLHWKETQVFGDGVIQQRGYFNLRMNFDKNIKGEIEVETLDPLDVVPDPDAKSYDPDSWGDVIITRWLTLDEIEQLYGKDARTKAEASGDDGHDWGEMDEETRRNRFGDRLKSSSGSFDAYNTLEGKLLRRYRIVDRQKWVYENTKCLVFPDTGDVETLDNMTPDQVDAAMQKGAVRASRMRRRIKWTVSTYCALLFDQYSPHEHFTVVPYFAYFRRGKTRGMVDNAIGPQEALNKGVSQFIAIVNTAANSGWMVEEESLTNMESEDLETDGAKTGLVVEYRKGAQKPSKIEPNSVPTGIDRLIDRATVALKDVTVPEAMRGGNGPEVAGVAIQSKQFASQQQLAVPLDNLSYTRALLAVRLYKMIQRYYDSHRIFRITETDQFGNKVEQTLEINKPMPDGSYFNDITVGEYDVVVSEQPMQITFENSQFNQALEMKEKGINIPDQIVVRYSNLQDKQEIIEGMTAAKAPPVDPLTEAKAALTQAQAAVAKAQAGKVDAETVEAKGRTMYSALQTAQVIAATPATALLADTLLGSQGFVDADGGTLVPELGTTLPTAPEGLIPNNTNPITPASPELGVAHGIETPENDGVRNPMAQMPA is encoded by the coding sequence ATGGCCTCTGCTGTCTACCCTTCGAAGAACACCCCAGAGCCCACCGGCGACGCCTTGGCGCGCGAGAACTGGTACCGCTACCTCTACGGCCGCGACCAGGGCCACCTGCACTACATGGAGCAGGCCCAGAAGTGCGAGGGCATGTACCTGGGCGGCGGCGAACAGTGGAGCGAGGAAGACAAGGCGATCCTGACCGAGGAGGGCCGCCCCTTCTACGAGTTCAACGAGATCATGCCGAGCGTCAACAGCGCCATCGGCTACCAGATCCACAACCGGATGGACATCGCGTTCAAGCCGCGCGGCGAGAAGGGCGACCTGGCCACGGCCACCATCCTCTCCAAGGTCACCATGCAGATCGCAGACCAGGCGAAGCTGCACTGGAAGGAAACGCAGGTCTTCGGCGACGGCGTGATCCAGCAGCGCGGGTATTTCAACCTGCGCATGAATTTCGACAAGAACATCAAGGGCGAGATCGAGGTGGAGACGCTCGACCCGCTCGACGTGGTGCCGGATCCAGACGCGAAGTCCTACGACCCCGACAGCTGGGGCGACGTGATCATCACGCGCTGGCTCACGCTGGACGAGATCGAGCAGCTCTACGGCAAGGATGCGCGCACCAAGGCCGAGGCGTCGGGCGACGACGGCCACGACTGGGGCGAGATGGACGAGGAGACGCGCCGCAACCGGTTCGGCGACCGCCTCAAGAGCAGCAGCGGCAGCTTCGACGCCTACAACACGCTCGAAGGCAAGCTGCTGCGCCGCTACCGCATCGTCGACCGGCAGAAGTGGGTCTACGAGAACACCAAGTGCCTGGTGTTCCCGGACACCGGCGACGTCGAGACGCTGGACAACATGACGCCCGACCAGGTGGACGCCGCCATGCAGAAGGGCGCCGTCAGGGCCTCGCGCATGCGCCGGCGCATCAAGTGGACCGTCAGTACCTACTGCGCGCTCTTGTTCGACCAGTACAGCCCTCACGAGCATTTCACCGTGGTGCCGTACTTCGCCTACTTCCGCCGCGGCAAGACGCGCGGCATGGTGGACAACGCCATCGGGCCGCAGGAGGCGCTGAACAAGGGCGTGAGCCAGTTCATCGCCATCGTGAACACGGCGGCCAACAGCGGGTGGATGGTCGAGGAGGAGTCGCTCACGAACATGGAGTCGGAGGACTTGGAGACCGATGGCGCCAAGACCGGCCTGGTCGTCGAATACCGGAAGGGCGCTCAGAAGCCTTCGAAGATCGAGCCGAACAGCGTGCCGACAGGCATCGACCGCCTGATCGACCGCGCCACCGTGGCCCTGAAGGATGTCACGGTCCCCGAAGCCATGCGCGGCGGCAACGGCCCCGAGGTCGCCGGCGTCGCCATTCAGTCCAAGCAGTTCGCCAGCCAACAGCAGCTGGCCGTTCCCCTGGACAACCTGAGCTACACGCGCGCGCTCCTCGCCGTGCGGCTCTACAAGATGATCCAGCGCTACTACGACAGCCACCGGATCTTCCGCATCACCGAGACCGACCAGTTCGGCAACAAGGTCGAGCAGACGCTGGAGATCAACAAGCCGATGCCAGACGGCAGCTATTTCAACGACATCACCGTCGGCGAATACGACGTGGTGGTCAGCGAGCAGCCGATGCAGATCACCTTCGAGAACAGCCAGTTCAACCAGGCGCTCGAGATGAAGGAGAAGGGCATCAACATCCCCGACCAGATCGTGGTGCGTTACTCGAACCTGCAGGACAAGCAGGAAATCATCGAGGGGATGACCGCCGCGAAGGCGCCCCCGGTCGATCCGCTGACCGAGGCCAAGGCCGCGCTCACACAGGCCCAGGCGGCCGTCGCGAAGGCGCAGGCCGGCAAGGTCGACGCCGAGACGGTAGAGGCCAAGGGCCGGACGATGTACAGCGCGCTGCAGACCGCGCAGGTCATCGCGGCGACCCCGGCCACGGCGCTGCTCGCCGACACGCTGCTCGGCTCGCAGGGCTTCGTGGACGCCGACGGCGGCACCTTGGTGCCCGAGCTCGGCACGACTCTGCCCACGGCGCCCGAGGGCCTGATCCCGAACAACACGAACCCGATCACGCCGGCCAGCCCTGAGCTTGGCGTGGCCCACGGCATCGAGACCCCTGAAAACGACGGGGTGCGCAACCCGATGGCGCAGATGCCCGCCTGA
- a CDS encoding terminase, with translation MAKIVSDTPLLPLPTDAEELKRCLADPEWRLFSGCLYKIMIKGDDKVGPRGVVEEGESFVLPFKPNAAQRRFIKRLWHRNLILKARQLGFTTLVAILWLDHALFNADQRCGIIAQDREAAEAIFADKVKFGYDNLPAEIRERFPLARDSQSQLKFAHNNSSVRVATSMRSGTIHRLHVSEFGKICAKFPDKAAEVVTGSIPAVPKSGVLVIESTAEGRDGDFYKMSQKAQAQHQSKRELTERDYRFHFYAWHSAPEYRMDPAGVIITDKDKAYFDKVEADMDVTLDAHQRAWYVATREADFSGAEEKMWQEYPSTPDEAFQVSTEGTYYAAQMAAARKEGRITALPHMPGIPVDTFWDIGLNDETAIWFHQKVGIRHHWLRYYEASGEPPSHFVLEMQKMGYVWGRHYLPHDGAARRIQGNSTKSYSELLADLGVTNIEIVDRIQAVTTGIQLVRGVLPNCWFDEKGCSEGLAALQAYRKEWNSRLGVWSDYPRHDRASNGADAFRQFAQGYREVFAKGEKPKSWRDRLKTHASKKRSAQAA, from the coding sequence GTGGCGAAGATCGTCAGCGACACGCCCCTGTTGCCCCTCCCGACCGATGCGGAGGAGCTGAAGCGCTGCCTGGCCGACCCGGAGTGGCGCCTGTTCTCGGGCTGCCTATACAAAATCATGATCAAGGGCGACGACAAGGTCGGGCCCCGCGGCGTGGTGGAAGAGGGCGAGTCGTTCGTGCTGCCCTTCAAACCCAACGCGGCGCAGCGCAGGTTCATCAAGCGCCTGTGGCATCGAAACCTGATCTTGAAGGCCCGCCAGCTGGGCTTCACGACCCTCGTTGCCATTCTGTGGCTCGACCACGCGCTGTTCAACGCCGACCAGCGCTGCGGCATCATCGCGCAGGACCGTGAGGCGGCCGAGGCCATCTTTGCCGACAAGGTGAAGTTCGGCTACGACAACCTGCCCGCCGAAATCCGCGAGCGCTTCCCGCTGGCACGCGACAGCCAGAGCCAGCTGAAGTTCGCGCACAACAACAGCAGCGTGCGCGTGGCCACCTCCATGCGCTCCGGGACCATCCACCGGCTGCATGTGTCCGAGTTCGGGAAGATCTGCGCCAAGTTCCCCGACAAGGCGGCCGAGGTCGTCACAGGCTCTATCCCGGCCGTGCCAAAGTCCGGCGTGCTGGTGATCGAGAGCACCGCCGAGGGCCGCGACGGCGACTTCTACAAGATGTCGCAGAAGGCTCAGGCACAGCACCAATCCAAGCGTGAACTGACCGAGCGCGACTACCGGTTCCACTTCTACGCCTGGCACTCGGCGCCCGAGTACCGCATGGACCCGGCCGGCGTCATCATCACGGACAAGGACAAGGCCTACTTCGACAAGGTCGAAGCGGACATGGACGTCACGCTCGACGCGCACCAGCGCGCCTGGTACGTGGCCACCCGCGAGGCCGACTTCTCAGGCGCCGAGGAGAAGATGTGGCAGGAGTACCCGTCGACCCCCGACGAGGCCTTCCAAGTGTCCACTGAGGGCACCTACTACGCCGCGCAGATGGCCGCCGCACGCAAGGAAGGCCGCATCACGGCGCTGCCGCACATGCCGGGCATCCCGGTAGACACTTTCTGGGACATCGGCCTCAACGACGAGACGGCCATCTGGTTCCACCAGAAGGTCGGCATCCGTCATCACTGGCTGCGCTACTACGAGGCGAGCGGTGAGCCGCCATCCCATTTCGTGCTCGAGATGCAGAAGATGGGCTACGTCTGGGGCCGCCACTACCTGCCCCACGATGGCGCCGCGCGCCGGATCCAAGGCAACAGCACGAAGAGCTATTCGGAGCTCCTGGCCGACCTTGGTGTGACCAACATCGAGATTGTCGACCGCATCCAGGCGGTGACCACGGGCATCCAACTGGTGCGCGGCGTGCTGCCGAACTGCTGGTTCGACGAGAAAGGTTGCTCAGAAGGGCTGGCCGCACTCCAGGCCTACCGCAAGGAGTGGAACAGCCGTCTGGGCGTCTGGTCCGACTACCCGCGCCACGACCGCGCCTCCAACGGCGCCGACGCCTTTCGCCAATTCGCACAGGGCTACCGCGAGGTCTTTGCCAAGGGCGAGAAGCCGAAATCCTGGCGTGACCGTCTGAAGACGCACGCCTCCAAGAAACGATCGGCGCAAGCCGCATAA
- a CDS encoding DUF6173 family protein, which produces MVKPTTPPLFGHMTPAHSPFDDVLSGIQENEHRKANPVIRTAENLKKYIEDFEASLDAEHEVALRIASFGGVVQFHAETIGFAKPDLVTFIGITDEGERVQLVQHYTQLNFLLKAAKKLQPQARRIGFL; this is translated from the coding sequence ATGGTCAAACCCACTACTCCCCCCCTTTTTGGTCACATGACGCCGGCTCACTCCCCGTTCGACGATGTGCTCTCTGGCATCCAGGAGAACGAACACCGCAAGGCCAACCCTGTGATTCGGACGGCGGAAAACCTTAAGAAATACATCGAAGACTTCGAAGCCAGCTTGGATGCGGAGCATGAGGTCGCGCTGCGAATTGCGTCCTTCGGGGGTGTGGTCCAGTTCCACGCGGAGACCATTGGCTTCGCCAAGCCCGACCTGGTCACATTCATCGGTATCACCGACGAGGGGGAGCGTGTCCAGCTTGTGCAGCACTACACGCAGTTGAACTTCTTGCTGAAGGCCGCCAAGAAGCTTCAGCCACAAGCGCGCCGAATAGGCTTCCTGTAA
- a CDS encoding TIR domain-containing protein yields the protein MFYQVHIETTEKVGKSGNYRQYYELDKTDLAEIEERIVGPYLRGEEFQFDGYFLNKKEIKRLAVKTTARTTAELSKYENENMPPNVIMYVSPNDILSYKDHAKDITNEVFDRVKAAISKGSTANAPSTKGAKEMDRSKVFIVHGRDDLAKVSTARFIEKLGLSAIILHEQVNAGQTIIEKIEEHTNVGFAIVLYTPCDTGSLAGEPAKPRARQNVVFEHGYLIGKLGRRNVCALVKSGVEIPNDVTGVVYVPLDEHSAWHLAIAKELRNSGYEIDMNKVV from the coding sequence ATGTTTTATCAAGTCCACATCGAAACAACCGAAAAGGTCGGCAAGTCCGGAAACTACCGCCAATACTATGAACTCGACAAAACCGATCTCGCGGAAATTGAAGAGCGCATTGTTGGTCCATATCTGCGCGGCGAGGAATTTCAGTTCGACGGCTACTTTCTCAACAAGAAAGAGATCAAGCGTCTCGCTGTGAAGACTACTGCACGAACCACGGCTGAGCTATCGAAGTACGAGAACGAGAACATGCCGCCAAACGTGATCATGTACGTATCGCCAAACGACATCCTCAGCTACAAGGACCATGCAAAGGACATCACGAATGAGGTTTTTGACCGAGTGAAGGCCGCCATCTCAAAGGGCTCGACCGCCAATGCACCGAGCACGAAAGGCGCGAAGGAGATGGATCGCTCGAAAGTCTTCATCGTACATGGCCGAGACGACCTGGCTAAAGTCTCAACAGCTCGCTTTATTGAAAAGCTCGGACTTTCCGCAATCATTTTGCATGAGCAGGTCAACGCTGGACAAACGATCATTGAGAAGATCGAGGAGCACACAAACGTTGGCTTTGCGATTGTGCTCTACACGCCTTGCGATACTGGCAGCCTCGCTGGCGAACCAGCCAAACCGCGTGCGCGGCAGAACGTTGTTTTTGAGCATGGCTATTTGATTGGAAAGCTCGGGCGTCGCAACGTCTGTGCTTTGGTAAAGAGCGGCGTCGAGATTCCCAATGACGTGACTGGGGTCGTCTATGTGCCCCTGGATGAGCACAGCGCGTGGCACCTCGCCATTGCCAAAGAACTCAGGAACTCGGGCTATGAGATCGACATGAATAAGGTGGTGTAA
- a CDS encoding LexA family protein, with product MSRLTAKQAAVLDFMREYEAANDNMPTIPVIARRFGYASANAANDHVQALVKHGHLERLAGQVGFRFAREKPCAAAQV from the coding sequence TTGAGCCGCCTCACCGCCAAGCAGGCTGCCGTGCTCGACTTCATGCGCGAGTACGAGGCTGCGAACGACAACATGCCCACCATCCCGGTGATCGCGCGGCGCTTCGGCTATGCCAGCGCGAACGCCGCCAATGACCATGTGCAGGCGCTGGTGAAGCACGGGCACCTCGAGCGGCTGGCGGGGCAGGTCGGATTCCGGTTCGCCAGGGAGAAGCCATGCGCCGCCGCCCAGGTCTGA
- a CDS encoding Ref family recombination enhancement nuclease has product MTFARKPYVRKAQPLYAKVECRGTYAAPVTEIPVSAPKTPHRAGGVAEQQHKARLAGLGCMCCQMALNVFTPDIELHHLRAGQGWGKGDWMTLMPLCVEHHRGASGVHGLGTKGFPKHYGFTEQDMLDRALQLLNIAPIGQGDTL; this is encoded by the coding sequence ATGACCTTCGCCCGCAAACCCTACGTCCGCAAAGCCCAGCCGCTGTACGCCAAGGTGGAATGCCGCGGCACCTACGCCGCGCCCGTGACGGAAATCCCCGTATCGGCACCCAAGACCCCGCACCGCGCCGGCGGCGTGGCCGAGCAGCAGCACAAAGCCCGGCTTGCAGGCCTCGGCTGCATGTGCTGCCAGATGGCGCTGAACGTTTTCACGCCCGATATAGAGCTCCACCACCTGCGCGCCGGCCAGGGCTGGGGGAAGGGCGACTGGATGACGCTGATGCCGCTGTGCGTCGAGCACCACCGAGGCGCCAGCGGCGTGCACGGCTTGGGAACCAAGGGCTTCCCGAAGCACTACGGATTCACCGAGCAGGACATGTTGGATCGCGCATTGCAGCTTTTGAACATCGCGCCCATCGGGCAAGGAGACACGCTGTGA
- a CDS encoding DUF1367 family protein has translation MTDITLVRQHESQISEADKDAARRVIFGIIDGLGERGKRQWRRLWNSILRLEPGEMLALQTHLARSGPFHRRHFALEQALFDAQERFEVFEQYLYWIKVGAGWVTWAAGPSGGVVPIPKSISYAAADENEFREFHLQVIQFLRGPHAARYLWPHLKEGADAMMNSVLEGFNE, from the coding sequence TTGACCGACATAACCCTCGTGCGCCAGCACGAAAGCCAAATCAGCGAGGCTGACAAAGACGCTGCGCGCCGGGTCATCTTTGGAATCATCGATGGCCTGGGTGAACGCGGCAAGCGCCAATGGCGCAGGCTCTGGAACAGCATCCTCCGGCTGGAGCCGGGCGAGATGCTTGCCCTGCAAACGCACCTGGCGCGCAGCGGCCCGTTCCATCGCCGGCACTTCGCGCTCGAGCAGGCGCTGTTCGACGCTCAAGAGCGCTTCGAAGTCTTTGAGCAATACCTCTACTGGATCAAGGTCGGTGCCGGCTGGGTTACGTGGGCGGCAGGGCCATCCGGCGGCGTGGTGCCGATTCCGAAAAGCATCTCCTACGCGGCGGCCGACGAAAACGAGTTTCGCGAGTTCCACCTGCAGGTCATCCAGTTCCTGCGCGGGCCGCATGCCGCCCGCTACCTCTGGCCGCACTTGAAAGAAGGCGCTGACGCCATGATGAATTCAGTGCTTGAGGGGTTCAATGAATGA
- a CDS encoding Pyocin large subunit-like protein, which translates to MAGDWIKMRADLRRHPKVVRMASALDADKFRIIGGLHAVWSLFDEQTEDGLLEGYNPKALDEEIAWPGFADAMQDIGWLEYDAEYGLFAPEFDEHNGQSAKRRAQETKRKRKERAEEPGPHGSGSLSASDADTKRTKSGLDKREESSSLRSEDTAEFELAWQAYPKRPGASKAGSLKAWRARRKAGASADEMLAGVQRYAAFCAASKTEPRFIKQPATFFGPDEHFRSDWTFTPFAQRAPGAPHKHSAAAAAIFDMDQPGVFNA; encoded by the coding sequence GTGGCCGGCGACTGGATCAAGATGCGCGCCGATCTGCGCCGCCATCCGAAAGTTGTCCGGATGGCGTCCGCATTGGATGCGGACAAATTTCGGATCATCGGCGGACTGCATGCGGTCTGGAGCCTGTTCGACGAGCAGACAGAAGACGGCTTGCTGGAGGGATACAACCCGAAAGCGCTGGACGAGGAGATCGCTTGGCCCGGGTTCGCTGATGCCATGCAGGACATCGGCTGGCTCGAATACGACGCCGAATACGGCCTTTTCGCCCCCGAGTTTGATGAGCACAACGGCCAGTCTGCCAAGCGTAGAGCCCAGGAAACGAAGCGCAAGCGCAAGGAGCGCGCAGAGGAACCTGGTCCGCATGGCAGCGGAAGTTTGTCCGCGTCAGATGCGGACACAAAGCGGACGAAAAGCGGTCTAGATAAGAGAGAAGAGTCTTCTTCACTACGTTCAGAAGACACCGCCGAATTTGAACTGGCGTGGCAGGCGTACCCGAAGCGGCCTGGCGCGTCGAAGGCAGGCTCGCTGAAGGCGTGGCGCGCACGGCGCAAGGCCGGCGCCTCGGCTGACGAGATGCTCGCCGGCGTACAGCGCTACGCGGCGTTCTGTGCTGCATCGAAGACCGAGCCGCGGTTTATCAAGCAGCCCGCCACCTTCTTCGGCCCCGACGAGCACTTCCGGTCGGACTGGACCTTCACCCCATTCGCACAGCGCGCTCCTGGCGCGCCGCACAAGCATTCCGCGGCAGCCGCCGCGATCTTCGACATGGACCAACCGGGAGTCTTCAATGCTTAA
- a CDS encoding DNA-methyltransferase: protein MNCIDQVVTDRYAAYHGDCVEVLRGLPDHSVGYSIFSPPFASLYTYSNSPRDMGNVRSDAEFFEHFDFLIAELRRVMKPGRNVSFHCMDMPSSKERDGVIGLKDFPGDLLRAFQRHGFIFHAKVTIWKDPVTAMTRTKALGLLHKSIRERSEMTRMGIPDYLITVRAPGESEHVTHTAEEFPVSLWQQVASPVWMDINPSDTLQFRSAREHDDERHICPLQLEVIRRGVMLWTNPGDVVLSPFMGIGSEGFVALEMGRRFVGAELKKSYFDQSVGNLAAATKEQAQGLFAEAA from the coding sequence ATGAACTGCATCGATCAAGTCGTCACCGACCGCTACGCCGCATATCACGGCGACTGCGTTGAGGTGCTCAGGGGGCTGCCCGACCACAGCGTCGGCTACTCGATCTTCAGCCCGCCGTTTGCGTCGCTCTACACCTATTCGAACAGCCCGCGCGACATGGGCAACGTTCGGAGCGATGCCGAGTTCTTCGAGCACTTCGACTTCCTGATCGCCGAGTTGCGCCGCGTCATGAAGCCTGGACGCAACGTGTCGTTCCACTGCATGGACATGCCGAGCAGCAAGGAGCGAGACGGCGTGATAGGCCTCAAGGATTTCCCGGGCGACCTGCTACGTGCCTTCCAGCGCCACGGCTTCATCTTCCATGCCAAGGTCACCATCTGGAAAGACCCCGTGACGGCGATGACGCGCACCAAGGCGCTGGGCCTGCTGCACAAGAGCATCCGCGAGCGCTCGGAAATGACCCGCATGGGCATCCCGGACTACCTGATCACTGTTCGCGCGCCCGGCGAGTCGGAGCACGTCACGCACACCGCCGAGGAATTTCCTGTGTCGCTCTGGCAGCAGGTCGCCAGCCCGGTGTGGATGGATATCAACCCATCGGACACGCTGCAGTTCCGGTCGGCGCGCGAGCACGACGACGAGCGCCACATTTGCCCGCTGCAGTTGGAAGTAATCCGCCGCGGCGTGATGCTGTGGACCAACCCAGGCGACGTTGTGCTCAGCCCGTTCATGGGCATCGGCTCCGAAGGGTTCGTGGCCTTGGAGATGGGGCGCCGCTTCGTCGGTGCCGAACTGAAGAAAAGCTACTTCGACCAGTCCGTGGGCAACCTGGCCGCCGCCACGAAGGAACAGGCGCAGGGCTTGTTCGCGGAGGCCGCATGA